One bacterium DNA window includes the following coding sequences:
- the recN gene encoding DNA repair protein RecN, protein MLLELRIQDFAVIDRVAVRLAPGLNVLTGETGAGKSIIVGALSLLLGERASADLVRAGADRAVVEGVFDIEGREDILELLADQGLEAEDGHLILRREVSATGRGRAWVGGAATTAAFVGELGRRLVDLHGQHEHQTLLRPEEQRAILDAYAESTALAEAVRSAHARLMECRRRLQELERRRSAAEQRAELLRYQVEEIESARLREDEEELLEAEAQRLEHAEDLARLSGTLHQALYAAEDAVTARLGELRRTLDHLIRIDPSQADARELLESALYTLDELGRRMGEYAARIEYDPARLEEIRRRQDLLFRLRAKYGPTLADVIATGRRAREELDILDRSALDRRALEKEEAEARAELERLAGELSARRAVAAERLAEEVGALLPELGLGGRFEVALDPLPEIGAAGAEAVEFRVALNVGFEPRPLARVASGGELSRVMLALKTILARLDRVPSLVFDEIDTGIGGVTANRVAENLRRVAECHQVFVITHLPQIAARADHHLRVEKVEVGGRVATRLTELTGEERVRELARMLGGDPDSAVSLEHARELLGVAARAG, encoded by the coding sequence ATGCTCCTCGAGCTGCGCATCCAGGACTTCGCAGTCATCGACCGCGTCGCCGTCCGGCTCGCTCCGGGGCTGAACGTCCTGACCGGCGAGACGGGAGCAGGGAAGTCCATCATCGTCGGTGCGCTGTCCCTCCTGCTCGGGGAGCGGGCGTCCGCGGACCTGGTCCGGGCAGGCGCCGACCGCGCCGTGGTGGAAGGCGTCTTCGACATCGAGGGACGCGAGGACATCCTGGAGCTGCTCGCGGACCAGGGGCTGGAAGCCGAGGACGGGCACCTGATCCTCCGGCGCGAGGTCTCGGCGACGGGGCGCGGCCGGGCGTGGGTCGGCGGCGCGGCCACGACCGCCGCGTTCGTGGGCGAGCTGGGGCGCCGACTGGTGGACCTGCACGGCCAGCACGAGCACCAGACCCTGCTGCGGCCGGAGGAGCAGCGCGCCATCCTCGATGCGTACGCGGAGAGCACGGCGCTGGCGGAAGCGGTACGGTCTGCGCACGCGCGGTTGATGGAGTGCCGCCGCAGACTTCAGGAGCTGGAGCGCCGCCGTTCCGCGGCCGAGCAGCGCGCCGAACTGCTCCGCTACCAGGTCGAGGAGATCGAGTCGGCGCGGCTGCGGGAAGATGAGGAAGAGCTCCTCGAGGCGGAGGCGCAACGGCTCGAGCACGCCGAGGACCTCGCCCGCCTCTCGGGAACGCTCCACCAGGCGCTCTATGCCGCCGAGGACGCGGTCACCGCGCGCCTGGGCGAGCTGCGCCGCACGCTGGACCACCTGATCCGCATCGACCCGAGTCAAGCCGACGCCCGCGAGCTCCTGGAATCCGCCCTCTACACGCTGGACGAGCTCGGCCGTCGCATGGGCGAGTACGCGGCGCGCATCGAGTACGACCCGGCACGGCTCGAGGAGATCCGCCGTAGACAGGATCTGCTCTTCCGGCTGCGGGCCAAGTACGGCCCTACGCTGGCGGATGTGATCGCCACGGGCCGCCGCGCGCGCGAGGAGCTGGACATCCTGGACCGGAGCGCACTGGACCGCCGCGCCCTCGAGAAGGAGGAGGCCGAGGCCCGCGCAGAGCTGGAGCGCCTCGCGGGTGAGTTGTCCGCCCGGCGCGCGGTGGCGGCCGAGCGGCTCGCGGAGGAGGTGGGCGCCCTCTTGCCCGAGCTCGGGCTGGGCGGCCGCTTCGAGGTGGCCCTGGATCCGCTCCCCGAGATCGGCGCAGCCGGCGCGGAGGCCGTCGAGTTCCGCGTGGCGCTGAACGTTGGCTTCGAGCCTCGGCCCCTGGCCCGTGTCGCCTCCGGCGGCGAGCTCTCCCGCGTCATGCTCGCGCTCAAGACCATCCTGGCGCGGCTGGACCGGGTGCCGTCGCTGGTGTTCGACGAGATCGACACCGGCATCGGCGGCGTGACGGCCAACCGCGTCGCCGAGAACCTGCGGCGGGTCGCCGAGTGCCATCAGGTGTTCGTCATCACCCATCTCCCGCAGATCGCGGCCCGCGCCGACCACCATCTGCGGGTCGAGAAGGTCGAGGTGGGCGGTCGCGTGGCGACCCGCCTGACCGAACTGACGGGCGAAGAGCGGGTGCGCGAACTGGCGCGCATGCTGGGCGGCGACCCGGACAGCGCGGTGAGCCTCGAGCACGCGCGCGAACTGTTGGGAGTGGCGGCCCGGGCGGGCTGA
- a CDS encoding NAD(+) kinase (catalyzes the phosphorylation of NAD to NADP) gives MATRADGSIARIGLIGHPAYSGLDAALESLRAFADARGIELCVEEDLARHFPDAPRFEPGSVDLLVTLGGDGTLLRGARLVAPHHTPVLGVNLGYLGFLTSIQPAELQTSLERVLAGDYWLDERLTLEARVVQRAGGEGTPYVVVNDAVLHKGGFARVIRLAMYIGEGDEREEVASYAADGIILSTPTGSTAYSLSAGGAIVVPGVDCILATPICPHTLAVRPLVLPIGAVVSVEVLSPSAEVMLTVDGREGAALTPGDRLLVRRGKASLRLVRFPGQSFFSTLRRKLHWAIERGEDAR, from the coding sequence ATGGCCACCAGGGCCGATGGGAGCATTGCGCGCATCGGCCTGATCGGGCACCCCGCCTACTCCGGGCTCGATGCCGCGCTGGAGTCGCTGCGCGCCTTTGCGGATGCGCGCGGCATCGAGTTGTGCGTCGAGGAGGATCTGGCGCGCCATTTCCCGGACGCGCCGCGCTTCGAGCCCGGAAGCGTGGACCTGCTCGTCACCCTCGGCGGCGACGGGACGCTGCTCCGGGGCGCACGCCTCGTGGCGCCCCACCACACGCCCGTGCTGGGCGTGAACCTGGGCTACCTGGGCTTCCTCACCTCGATCCAGCCGGCCGAGCTGCAGACGTCGCTCGAGCGTGTGCTGGCCGGCGACTACTGGCTGGATGAGCGCTTGACGCTCGAAGCGCGCGTGGTACAGCGCGCGGGCGGCGAGGGTACGCCCTACGTCGTCGTCAACGACGCGGTCTTGCACAAGGGCGGCTTCGCACGCGTGATCCGCCTCGCCATGTACATCGGCGAGGGCGACGAGCGTGAGGAGGTGGCGTCGTACGCCGCCGATGGCATCATCCTCTCCACGCCAACGGGCTCGACCGCCTACTCGCTCTCGGCTGGCGGCGCGATCGTGGTCCCAGGCGTCGACTGCATCCTCGCCACGCCGATCTGCCCCCACACCCTGGCCGTCCGCCCGCTCGTCCTGCCGATCGGCGCAGTGGTGAGCGTCGAGGTGCTCAGCCCCAGCGCGGAGGTCATGCTCACGGTGGACGGCCGGGAAGGCGCTGCGCTCACGCCCGGCGACCGGCTCCTCGTGCGGCGCGGCAAGGCGTCGCTGCGGCTGGTCCGGTTCCCCGGGCAGAGCTTCTTCTCCACGCTCCGGCGCAAGCTCCACTGGGCGATCGAGCGGGGCGAGGACGCGCGCTGA
- the dxs gene encoding 1-deoxy-D-xylulose-5-phosphate synthase — protein MPQLLDRIASPHDLRRLGREELPALAHEMRERIIDVVSRVGGHFAPGLGVVELTIALHYIFDTPRDKLIWDVGHQAYPHKLLTGRNDRFPTIRQKGGLSGFLRREESEYDVFGAGHAATSISAALGIATARDLKGEDYKVVAIIGDGALTCGLAYEGLNNAGHTERDLIVVLNDNEMSISRNVGAIHKYLTRVVTNPLYNRLRDEVKHLIHRAPGSIADVMGSLAGKFEESVLNMFVPGILFEELGFRYVGPVDGHDFDALLDTLAKVRDMKGPRLVHVLTRKGKGYPLAEANPVVWHGATPFDKLSGRMEKKKGAMPSYTAVFGKGLVELGAARNDVAVITAAMPSGTGTGMFGDAYPDRFFDVGIAEGHAVTFAAGLAVEGMRPVVAIYSTFLQRAYDSIIHDVAIQRLPVVFAMDRGGLVGNDGPTHMGLYDIAYLLAVPNMVVTAPKDGAEMLALLRLGVECGQPFSLRYPRDNVPAPVPPLAEIPPVEFGTWEVVRSGRDLAILAVGTMVLPALAAAEQLEAEGLDVTVVNCRFLKPMDEETLAWVVEHHSAVLTVEEGTIVNGFGAAVARRLEPMRRERTDLRLDFMGVPDEVIEHANRSEQLEQCGLTPDGIAGRARELAEAARLPLARETA, from the coding sequence GTGCCCCAGCTTCTGGATCGTATCGCTTCGCCGCATGACCTCCGTCGGCTCGGCCGCGAGGAGCTGCCCGCCCTCGCCCACGAGATGCGCGAACGGATCATCGATGTGGTCAGCCGCGTCGGCGGCCACTTCGCGCCGGGCCTCGGCGTGGTCGAGCTGACCATCGCGCTGCACTACATCTTCGACACGCCGCGGGACAAACTCATCTGGGACGTCGGCCATCAGGCCTACCCGCACAAGCTGCTCACCGGGCGCAACGACCGGTTCCCCACCATCCGCCAGAAGGGCGGGCTGTCCGGCTTCCTGCGGCGCGAGGAGTCGGAGTACGACGTCTTCGGCGCGGGCCACGCGGCGACCTCCATCTCCGCGGCGCTGGGCATCGCGACGGCGCGCGACCTGAAGGGGGAGGACTACAAGGTCGTGGCGATCATCGGCGACGGCGCGCTCACCTGCGGCCTCGCCTACGAGGGCCTCAACAACGCCGGGCACACGGAGCGCGACCTCATTGTCGTGCTCAACGACAACGAGATGTCCATCTCGCGCAACGTCGGCGCGATCCACAAGTACCTCACGCGGGTGGTGACCAATCCGCTCTACAACCGCCTGCGCGACGAGGTCAAACACCTGATCCACCGCGCGCCCGGCTCGATCGCGGACGTCATGGGCTCGCTCGCCGGCAAGTTCGAGGAGAGCGTGCTCAACATGTTCGTCCCCGGCATCCTGTTCGAGGAGCTGGGCTTCCGCTATGTGGGCCCCGTGGACGGCCACGACTTCGACGCGCTGCTGGACACGCTGGCGAAGGTACGCGACATGAAGGGCCCGCGGCTGGTGCACGTGCTCACGCGCAAGGGGAAGGGCTACCCGCTCGCCGAGGCGAACCCCGTCGTGTGGCACGGTGCGACGCCGTTCGACAAGCTGAGCGGCCGGATGGAAAAGAAGAAGGGCGCGATGCCCTCGTACACGGCCGTGTTCGGCAAGGGCCTCGTCGAGCTGGGCGCGGCGAGGAACGATGTGGCAGTGATCACCGCGGCGATGCCGAGCGGGACCGGCACCGGCATGTTCGGCGACGCCTACCCCGACCGGTTCTTCGATGTGGGCATCGCCGAGGGCCACGCCGTCACGTTCGCCGCGGGGCTGGCCGTGGAGGGGATGCGTCCCGTCGTGGCGATCTACTCGACGTTCCTCCAGCGCGCCTACGACTCGATCATCCACGACGTTGCGATCCAGCGGCTGCCCGTGGTCTTCGCCATGGACCGCGGCGGGCTGGTCGGCAACGACGGGCCCACGCACATGGGCCTCTACGACATCGCGTACCTGCTCGCCGTGCCCAACATGGTCGTCACGGCGCCCAAGGACGGCGCCGAGATGCTCGCCCTGCTGCGCCTCGGGGTCGAGTGCGGCCAGCCGTTCTCGCTGCGCTACCCGCGGGACAACGTCCCTGCGCCCGTGCCGCCGCTCGCCGAGATCCCGCCGGTCGAGTTCGGCACGTGGGAGGTCGTGCGCTCCGGTCGTGACCTGGCCATCCTCGCCGTGGGCACCATGGTGCTGCCCGCACTCGCCGCGGCCGAGCAGCTCGAGGCGGAGGGCCTGGACGTCACGGTGGTGAACTGCCGGTTCCTGAAGCCGATGGATGAGGAGACGCTCGCGTGGGTCGTGGAACACCACTCGGCCGTGCTGACGGTGGAGGAGGGGACCATCGTCAACGGCTTCGGCGCGGCGGTCGCCCGCCGGCTCGAGCCGATGCGTCGCGAGCGGACGGACCTGCGCCTCGACTTCATGGGCGTGCCGGACGAGGTCATCGAGCACGCCAACCGCTCCGAGCAGCTCGAGCAGTGCGGACTGACGCCGGACGGCATTGCGGGCCGCGCCCGGGAACTCGCGGAGGCGGCGCGGCTGCCGCTGGCGCGGGAAACGGCGTGA
- the xseB gene encoding exodeoxyribonuclease VII small subunit, which translates to MAAETDRDAGFEARLARLDAIVAALERDDLELEQALALFEEGIQHIRHARELLRQARLRVEQLQVEEDGTVVLEPMVRGES; encoded by the coding sequence ATGGCGGCTGAAACCGACCGCGATGCCGGCTTCGAAGCGCGACTCGCGCGGCTCGACGCCATCGTCGCGGCGCTCGAACGTGACGACCTGGAGCTGGAGCAGGCGCTGGCGCTCTTCGAGGAGGGCATCCAGCACATCCGCCACGCCCGCGAGCTGCTCCGGCAGGCCCGGCTCCGGGTCGAGCAGTTGCAGGTCGAAGAGGACGGCACGGTGGTCCTCGAGCCCATGGTCCGGGGCGAGTCGTGA
- the xseA gene encoding exodeoxyribonuclease VII large subunit: protein MSLDLFELHLTWSETSRLVAERRVPPRAYSVSAVNAMARQLLEGTVPPLWVAGEVTGWKRHGSGHCYFTLRDATARLRCVMFRTDAQRLPTDPEEGMEVRAFGTLTVYERGGDFQLVVRELEAQGAGGLWRLAFERLRAKLEQEGLLAPERKRPLPRFPATVGIVTSPDGAALHDILRVIERRAPWTRVVFCPARVQGEGAAEDLARALGVFRAAPVADVLIVGRGGGSVEDLWAFNEEVLARAIAASPIPVVSAVGHEIDVTIADLVADARAPTPSAAAEMVVPDRGAVGREVAVLAARLGAAVRRRLDDARDEVDGLRGALDEAIGRTIQRRAERLEALAGRLDALSPLAALRRGYAVPLGADGRILRSARQFEPGGRVRLRVVDGRVECRVEDVSLDPEGGGHGG, encoded by the coding sequence ATGAGCTTGGATCTCTTCGAGCTGCACCTCACCTGGAGCGAGACGTCGCGTCTCGTCGCGGAGCGCAGGGTCCCGCCGCGCGCGTACAGCGTGTCGGCGGTCAACGCGATGGCGCGGCAGCTCCTCGAGGGCACGGTCCCGCCGCTCTGGGTGGCGGGCGAGGTGACGGGCTGGAAGAGACACGGCTCGGGTCACTGCTACTTCACGCTCAGGGATGCCACCGCGCGCCTGCGCTGCGTGATGTTCCGGACCGACGCGCAGCGTCTGCCCACCGACCCCGAGGAGGGCATGGAGGTGCGCGCGTTCGGCACGCTCACGGTCTACGAGCGGGGCGGGGATTTCCAGCTCGTCGTCCGTGAGCTGGAAGCGCAGGGTGCGGGCGGCCTGTGGCGGCTGGCGTTCGAGCGGCTGCGCGCCAAGCTGGAGCAGGAGGGGCTGCTCGCGCCGGAGCGGAAGCGGCCGCTCCCGCGTTTCCCCGCCACCGTCGGCATCGTCACGTCTCCCGATGGCGCCGCGCTCCACGACATCCTCCGCGTGATCGAGCGGCGGGCGCCGTGGACGCGGGTGGTTTTCTGCCCGGCGCGGGTGCAGGGCGAGGGCGCGGCGGAGGACCTGGCCCGGGCGCTCGGCGTGTTCCGCGCCGCTCCCGTCGCCGATGTGCTCATCGTGGGGAGGGGCGGTGGCTCGGTGGAGGACCTCTGGGCGTTCAACGAGGAGGTCCTCGCGCGGGCCATCGCCGCCTCTCCGATCCCGGTGGTGAGCGCGGTGGGGCACGAGATCGACGTGACGATCGCCGACCTCGTCGCCGATGCCCGCGCGCCGACGCCGTCCGCCGCCGCGGAGATGGTGGTTCCGGACCGGGGCGCGGTCGGCCGCGAGGTCGCCGTGCTGGCGGCGCGGCTGGGTGCCGCGGTGCGCCGCCGTCTGGACGACGCGCGTGACGAGGTGGACGGCCTGCGGGGTGCGCTGGACGAGGCGATCGGGCGGACGATCCAGCGGCGGGCGGAGCGGCTCGAGGCGCTGGCCGGCCGTCTCGACGCGCTCTCGCCGCTCGCCGCGCTCCGGCGCGGCTACGCGGTCCCGCTCGGAGCCGACGGCCGGATTCTCCGCAGCGCGCGCCAGTTCGAGCCGGGCGGGCGCGTGCGCTTGCGCGTCGTGGACGGGCGGGTGGAGTGTCGTGTCGAGGACGTTTCGCTGGACCCGGAGGGCGGTGGCCATGGCGGCTGA
- a CDS encoding bifunctional methylenetetrahydrofolate dehydrogenase/methenyltetrahydrofolate cyclohydrolase FolD translates to MARILSGTELSSTMRAEIADEAARFQRETGVRPGLATILVGDDPASQIYVRMKGRAADAAGFYSRSIVLPGDTSHQRLLGVIDGLNVDPEIHGILVQLPLPKQIRTDEVLLRIDPAKDVDAFHPMNMGRLASGDREVLAPCTPAGIVELLLRNGYDPAGKRVVIVGRSNIVGRPLALLLLRTGRGGDATVTVAHSRTPDLAAVTREADILVAAAGRAELIRRDMVKPGAIVIDVGVNRVADPSSEKGYRVVGDVAFDEVAEIAEAITPVPGGVGPMTITMLLRNTLEAARRLTARSTEAQTAVSPHG, encoded by the coding sequence ATGGCCAGGATCCTCAGCGGGACCGAACTGAGCAGCACGATGCGCGCAGAGATCGCCGATGAGGCTGCGCGCTTCCAGCGAGAGACCGGCGTGCGCCCCGGCCTCGCCACCATCCTGGTGGGCGACGATCCGGCGAGTCAGATCTACGTCCGGATGAAGGGGCGCGCGGCGGACGCCGCCGGTTTCTACTCGCGCAGCATCGTGCTTCCGGGCGACACATCCCACCAGCGGCTGCTCGGCGTGATCGACGGGCTGAACGTCGACCCGGAGATCCACGGCATCCTGGTCCAGCTCCCGCTACCCAAGCAGATCCGCACCGACGAGGTCCTGCTGCGGATCGACCCCGCGAAGGACGTGGACGCGTTCCACCCCATGAACATGGGCCGTCTCGCGTCCGGCGACCGTGAGGTGCTCGCGCCGTGTACGCCGGCGGGTATCGTCGAGCTCCTCCTGCGCAACGGCTACGATCCCGCCGGCAAGCGCGTCGTCATCGTCGGCCGCTCGAACATCGTCGGCCGTCCGCTCGCGCTGTTGCTGCTCCGGACGGGCAGAGGCGGGGACGCGACCGTCACGGTGGCCCACAGCCGCACGCCGGACCTGGCGGCGGTGACGCGTGAGGCGGACATCCTCGTCGCCGCGGCGGGCCGCGCGGAGCTGATCCGCCGCGACATGGTCAAGCCCGGCGCCATCGTCATCGACGTCGGCGTGAACCGGGTGGCGGATCCGTCGAGCGAGAAGGGCTACCGCGTGGTCGGCGATGTGGCGTTCGACGAGGTCGCGGAGATCGCGGAAGCGATCACGCCGGTTCCGGGCGGCGTCGGCCCCATGACCATCACCATGCTCCTCCGGAACACGCTGGAGGCGGCCAGGCGCCTGACCGCCCGCAGCACGGAAGCGCAGACGGCCGTCAGCCCGCACGGATGA
- the rny gene encoding ribonuclease Y has translation MESLIVTGAIAVGALALGWLVGWWAERLRLRRAKASAEDEAARIRRAAEQDAERIRKAAELEGKEAAYRAKQEWEREEARRREELERIERRLEERQSSLDRKYDILDEKEQELEERERELQDRLADVERQAAANEQLAKEARHRLEQLAGMTAEEAKRQLMQDMEEEARAEASKMIREIKENARREAEREARNIIALAIQRIAADHTAECTVSVVSLPSDEMKGRIIGREGRNIRAFEQATGIDVIIDDTPEAVILSGFDPIRRETARISLEKLIADGRIHPGRIEEVVAKSRKEVEEMMIQAAEEVLYSLGIHGVHPEIVKVLGRLRFRTSYGQNQLLHAKEVAILAGNMAAEMGLDVQMAKRMGLLHDIGKGLTHEHEGTHVELGYQLCKKYGEPDQVLNAIRAHHDEEPHRYPETFLVTAADAISGSRPGARREMFETYVKRLEKLEEIAQSFPGVERCFAIQAGREVRVMVEPEMIDDAGAIRLSEAIARRFEEELQYPGQIKVVVIRETRAVDFAR, from the coding sequence ATGGAAAGCCTGATCGTGACCGGCGCCATTGCCGTCGGGGCGCTCGCGCTCGGCTGGCTCGTGGGCTGGTGGGCGGAACGTCTCCGACTCAGGCGCGCCAAGGCCAGCGCCGAGGATGAGGCGGCGAGGATCCGGAGGGCAGCGGAGCAGGACGCGGAGCGCATCCGCAAGGCTGCCGAGTTGGAGGGCAAGGAGGCCGCCTACCGCGCCAAACAGGAGTGGGAGCGGGAGGAGGCCCGCCGCCGGGAAGAGCTCGAGCGGATCGAGCGGCGACTGGAAGAGCGCCAGTCGAGCCTGGACCGCAAGTACGACATCCTCGACGAGAAGGAGCAAGAGCTCGAGGAACGGGAGCGCGAGCTCCAGGACCGGCTCGCGGACGTCGAGCGGCAGGCGGCCGCGAACGAGCAGCTCGCCAAGGAGGCGCGGCACAGGCTCGAGCAGCTCGCGGGGATGACCGCCGAAGAGGCCAAGCGCCAGCTCATGCAGGACATGGAGGAAGAGGCGCGGGCCGAGGCGTCGAAGATGATCCGCGAGATCAAGGAGAACGCGCGCCGGGAAGCGGAGCGGGAGGCGCGCAACATCATCGCCCTCGCGATCCAGCGCATCGCGGCCGACCACACGGCCGAGTGCACGGTCTCCGTCGTGAGCCTGCCCTCCGATGAGATGAAAGGCCGGATCATCGGGCGGGAGGGCCGCAACATCCGCGCGTTCGAGCAGGCCACCGGCATCGATGTCATCATCGACGACACGCCCGAGGCGGTGATCCTCTCGGGCTTCGACCCGATCCGCCGGGAGACGGCCCGGATCAGCCTGGAGAAGCTGATCGCGGACGGCCGGATCCACCCGGGCCGGATCGAGGAGGTGGTGGCGAAGAGCCGGAAGGAAGTCGAGGAGATGATGATCCAGGCGGCCGAGGAGGTCCTCTACTCGCTGGGCATCCACGGGGTGCACCCGGAGATCGTGAAGGTGCTCGGCCGTCTGCGCTTCCGCACGTCGTACGGGCAGAACCAGCTCCTCCACGCCAAGGAAGTCGCCATCCTCGCCGGCAACATGGCGGCGGAGATGGGGCTGGACGTGCAGATGGCCAAGCGCATGGGCCTGCTGCACGACATCGGCAAGGGCCTCACGCACGAGCACGAGGGCACCCACGTCGAGCTCGGCTACCAGCTCTGCAAGAAGTACGGTGAGCCGGACCAGGTGCTGAATGCGATCCGCGCGCACCACGACGAGGAGCCGCACCGTTACCCGGAGACGTTCCTCGTCACGGCGGCGGATGCGATCAGCGGTTCGCGGCCGGGTGCGCGCCGCGAGATGTTCGAAACCTACGTCAAGCGCCTCGAGAAGCTGGAGGAGATCGCGCAGAGCTTCCCGGGCGTGGAGCGCTGCTTCGCGATCCAGGCAGGCCGCGAGGTCCGGGTCATGGTGGAGCCCGAGATGATTGACGATGCCGGTGCGATCCGCTTGAGTGAAGCCATCGCGCGGCGTTTCGAGGAGGAGCTCCAGTATCCGGGGCAGATCAAGGTCGTCGTGATCCGGGAGACCCGCGCGGTGGACTTCGCGCGTTGA